The stretch of DNA ACCTGTATTAGAAGAGGTTTCTACTTCAAATTCGCCAGCGAGATATCCTTCATCAACTAAATATTGAATACAGTCTTGTGCTGATGGGAAAGTACCGAAATTACCTTCATTTAAAATATCCTTAAGTTCATAGCCATTATCTAAAAAATTCAAAACATTGAAAATTTCTAATTTTTGTTCACTCACATAAACACCTTTCATACTTCATTAGCAATGGTTGAAATTGCTAAATCTACTAATTAAACTCTCAATTAAGAAAGCATATAAATTTAATAATAGTTATATTATATCTTTTAGTTAATTTAATGTTTTGCATAAAATATTCGTTTTTTCTTATAAAAAACACAAAATTATTCAAAATTTACCTAATTGCATAGATTATTAATATTTAAACCAACCAATAGCATTATATGAAAACCTGTCCAAAATGCATGCGTGAATTGAAAAAAGTTTTTCACGGAGAACCTGATGATGAATTGGCTGTCGAATCAATGGACAATAAAGTCATCCTAGGAAACTGCTGCATAAATGAATATAATTATTATTGCGAATATTGTGATGAATTTTTCCAAATGTAATCATATATGTAAATAATAATATTCCAATTTCTATTTTTATTGTACAATACTCATTACATGAGAAAATCTTAATTAAACAATACCTTTTTATAAAAATTTAACATAATATGTATCATAGGTTAAAATTTATCAATGAAAAATAATATTTTGGGAATTTCAACTTTAAGATTGAAATTGAAACTTGGAAACTATCATAAACAATATTACTTGTTGAATAACAAAAAAAACGAAACACAACCGTTTCACTATATGAAAAGCCCCCCATCATTTATAAGAAAAATAATATAACCTAATAGGTATAAACGTGATTTAAATGAGCAAAATTAATTTAAAAAACATTACAGAAATCATGAAACGTGATTTTAAAGCATCATTTTCAAATCCCATAGTTACAATCGTATTAGTTGCAATTATTATTTTACCTTCCCTTTATGCTCTTTTAAACATTCAGGCATGCTGGAATCCATATGAAAACACTAATGAAGTGGAATTTGCAATAGCTAATTTGGATAATGGATCAACAATAGATGGTACAAAAATAAATGTTGGTAATGAAATTGTTAAGGATTTGAAAAACAATACGAAATTCAATTGGAAATTCGTAAGTGAAGATGAACTGCAAAAGGGTGTTCATGATGGAGATTACTATGCAGGTATTATAATACCTAAGAATCTGAGTAAAAATATTGCTTCAATCATGACAGACAATCCAAAACAGGCTGAACTTGAGTACCTTGTAAACATTAAATCAAATCCTGTTGCTACAAAATTAACTGACACAGGTGCAAATACAGTTTATACAACAGTTAATGCAAAGATTGTTCAGATAATAAACCTTGCAGCTTATGGAAAACTTGGTGAATTGAAAGATGGTCTTGCATCAGGTGCAAGTCAGTTATCAAGTGGAGGAAGTCAACTTTCTGCAGGTGCTGCAAAAATATCTTCCGGTGCAAGCCAGGTATCTTCAGGAGTTGGAGACGTGCAATCCGGAGCAAGTCAAGTTCAATCTGGTGCAGAACAAGTCCAACAAGGATCTTCTGCAGTCAATGATGGAGCAAATAAAGTCAAACAAGGTTCCTCATCCATTAAAGAAAGTGCCAACGAATTAGAACAAGGATCAGAACAAATACAATCCCAAGTCAACCCATCAACACTTCCAAGTCCTATGAAAGAATATGTTGAAGGAAACGTGAAACTTGCAAACGGAAGTGGAGAATTAGCTAAAGGTTCATCCCAATTAGCTGATGGTTCAGTTAAACTTGCTGAAAGCTCATCAAAAGTTGCAAATGGTGCTAGTGATGTTGCAGGAGGTGCAAACCAAGTAGCAGATGGTTCAGTTAAACTTGCAGAAGGTTCATTAAGCCTCGCTGCTGGTGCTCAAATGCTTTCAAGTTCTGCATCACAGGCATTATACACCGCAGCAGCCTCTCTTAGTTCATCTGCAAATTCACTTTCAAGCGTTACTGGAATCAACGAAACCCAACTTGGAGAATATTTCTTCTCACCAATAAAACTCGACAGACACGAAGAATTTTCAGTACCAGACTATGGATCTGAAGTAGCTCCATTCTATATTGTATTGTCAATGTGGGTTGGTGCAATTATTACCTGTGTAATGATTACTCCAGGAACTAGCCAAGGAACCAAATACACTCCAATTGAAATGTATATGGGTAAATTATCATTCTTTGTAGTTATGAGCATACTTCAAGCATTGGTAACAATAAGCGGAGCATATCTTTTAGGAATTTACATAACAAATGCACCACTATTCATTTTCTCTGCAATACTGGTGTCAGTAATCTTTATGATTCTGGTATATTCCATTATTTCCGCATTGGGCCAAGTTGGAAAAGGTATTGGAGTAGTCCTTTTAGTGCTTCAAATATCTGGAACTGGAGGAATATATCCAATTGAAATTATGCATCACTTCTTCCAGACATTGTATCCATATTTACCAATGACCTATGCAATTACATTGATTCGTGAAGCTCAATTAGGCGTGGTATGGTCAAATTACATGCCAGCACTGACTATTCTTGTAGGTATTGGAATAGTTACAATTATTGCTGCAGCACTCATTAAACAAAAAGCAGACAAATCTTCAAAATACTTTGAAGAACGTTTAAAAGAAAGTGGATTATTCTAGAAGTTAAACTTTTAACTTCTCTTTTTTTATTTTTTTAACTATAAACCTAATAAATCATTATCAGGATCAGAATTCTTAAATAGATTAACTTTAACATCATATTCCCATGCATATTTTAAGAGTCCTGCATAAATGACTTTCAAGTCTTCTTCTGAAAAGCCATCCAAATAATAGATTTTACCTTTACAATCGACATTCACCATGAATCTGATTAAATGCCTATATACAAAAATAATATGAGGATTATAAACAAGAATATCGTCAGTGATATATTCAGCCAAATTTTCCAGTTCAAAAATATCTGGTGTTAAAACTTCAACATTACAGTTTGGGAATTTATCTTTAATTATTTCTTCATAATCCACATCATCACCAATAATAGATATTAGATTAATCTCTATTAAAACTGATGTCCGTTCAAGATAATGGTTTACCTATAAACAGTTTCTTTGGAAACATTAATATGGAGTTATCAATAAAAATTTATTTTGAAAAAATCATATTAGATGAAACTATGACTCAGGAAAAGATTGATAAATTTGATTCAATGCCTTTTATTGCATTAATACACCACATATCTAAAAATAAACTAAGATATTCCATGAAAAATCCAAATAAAATAGATATGTTCCATGAGGGACGTTATTTAATGGAGATACATAAAAGGAAAAATTTATCTCAAGATGACCTTGCAGACATATTTGGCCAAAGCAAAGGAACAATTGCAAAAGCTTTGAGAAAACTAGAAGACAAAGAATATGTTAAAAGGACTATTGATGAAAACAATAGAAGAAAATACATACTAAATACAACAGAAAAAGGAGCTGAATTAGCTATTTTATTAACAGAAGACTTGCAAGACTGGGAATCGAAAGTCGGAATTGATAAGATAGATGAAAAAACAAGAAATCAGTTAAGAAAAATAGCAAGAAATAGTGAAGAGATACTTAAGGAAGAATAAAAAGGGATCCAGTATGGCAAATAAGAATGTAGAATTAATGAGAGGTGAACCTGAAATAGCTGTAAAAAAATTAGCTATTCCTATTATGATATCCATGATTTTAACCGCATTATACAATATTATCGATGGAATCTGGGTAGCCGGTCTTGGACCAACCGCTATTGCAGGAATCGGATTTGTAACACCAATATTTATGGTGTTGAATGGAGCAAGCGTTGGGCTTGGAAACGGTGCAACAAGTAGTATTGCAAGATTTATTGGTGCTAAGAATCATGAAATGGCGAATAAATCTGCAACACATTCATTATACATCTTTTTTATTGCATCAATTATTCTAACAATTGTATTATTGCTTGTTCAGGAACCACTGCTTAGAAGCTATGGTGCTACCGGACAAACATTAAATGAAGCAGTTTCATATGCCACACCAATGTTTTTAGGTTTAATTGCATTCATGTTTTCAAATGGTTGCAGCGGAATACTTCGTGGTGAAGGAGATATGAAACGTGCAATGTATGTAGTAGTCGCAACAGTGATTTTAAATGCGATATTGGACCCATTATTTATTTACACATTAGGATTAGGTTCTGCAGGTGCATCACTTGCAACAATTGTAAGCTCAGCAATTTCCGCATTGATAATGTTATACTGGATTTTAATTAAAAAAGACACCTATGTCAATGTTAACCTTAAAAACTTCAGATTTGACACCCACTTAACAAAAGACATACTAAAAGTTGGAATTCCTTCATCACTTGACATGCTCATTATGGCTATTGCAATGTCAATATATCTAATCATCATATCCCAAGTTGGAGGAGACTATGGAATTGCTACATTTACATCAGGTCAAAGATTATACTTATTTGCAATTATGCCCCTTACAGCTATTGGATCTGCAGTTATTGCAGTATCCGGAAGTGCATTTGGTGCGAAAAATGGAGATTATCTCTCAAGAGCACACAAATATGGATCTAAATTTGGTTTAGCATTAGGAACTGTAATCACATTGGTTTTAGTGGTATTTGCAACACCATTATCAACCATATTTGCATACACTCCAGAAACCGCAAATTTAGTTCCGGGAATTGCATTATATCTTCAGGTTGCATGTCCAACATTAATTTTAACAGGTATTGGAATACCATCAAGCTTCTTTTATCAGGGAATTGGAAAAGGAATATACAGTTTGATGTTTACTATACTTAGAGAAATCATATTCGTTGTTCCTTTAATAATATTATTCGTATATGTTATCCATTTGGACCTTTTAGGAATATGGCTAGGATTATGTATAGGAAGAGCCCTTGCAAGTATTATAAACTATATATTTGCAAGATATGAAGTTAAAAGAACAAGAGCAGAATTTGGAAATTAAGAGTTCACCCACTCTTAATCCATCCTATTTTTTAAAATTACATCACCATTAAAAATTGATTTAACCCTGTAAAATTGCATTAAAAAATAACTTACTAATTTATTAATCCCAAAATTAGATATAAGCAATGCAAATCAAAATTATAGAGGTTAAACAGTGAAAGAACAAGATTTTATAATGAAAACAAAACTAATCAAAGAAACATTCAAAGATCAACGCAAAATTAAATGTCAAATCCCAATTCAAAATTTAAACCTAGAACAGCACATCTACCAAGAAGGAAGCATTTTCATAACTGAAAAAGATGAAATTATAGACCTGGAACTGCAGATAACAGATTTTACCGAAGATGAACTTGTAAAATATGTGGAACTTGCAGAAGCACTATATGAAACAAACAATAAACATGTGTCAATATATATCATATGCCCCAATACAGTGAATATTTGCGTTAAAGAATGTGAAATCAAATCAGAATCAGATTTTACAATTAAATTAGCAGCTATTGAAGAAAATCCTGCACATATGCTGTTGAATATAATAAAAAATAAACTAAGTAAAGGTGAAATACTTGATAGCGAAGATTTGCATGCATTGTCAATGATGCCAATAATATGTAAAAAAGAAGAAAGGAATTATTTTAGAAAAGAATATTTCAAAATAATTAATGACATTACTTAATCATTTATTCCATTTTAAAATTGTTTTACCAAATCGAGAACTATAATCTTTATCAAATGACTCTTTCAAATCATTCAATGAATTAATTTCACATACGTTGGTAACCAATTTTTCCAAATATTCAAAAAGTTTAGGGTTTTGTTTGAGAGTATCCACAACTCCAACAAAATCTTCCCTCTCAGAACGACTATTACCTTGCATGACCAATCCTTTTTCCAAAACCATACGTGTATTGACAGGAATAGGATATTCACTTACACCAAACAGGTTTATTGTTCCTTGAGGATTTATTAAATCAATAATCTGCTCGATAGCTGATTGGGATGCACTTGAACCGACACATTCAAAAGCATGGTCAATTGCCAAATCATCAGGAACATTATGTATCTGATAGATTCCATCAACAAATGAAAATAGATTAAGATTTTCCAAATGTTTTCCAAAAATAAATACTATGGAATCAGGAAACTTCTCCTTTAAGAAAAGTGCAGTGATGAAACCTAAGTTTCCATCTCCCCAGACTCCCAAAATATCTTTTGGAGTGATAGCAATTTCATTAAATTTAGATATTCCCTGATATGCTACTGTCATTAATTCAATGAATGCAGAAACATGAGAATCAAATTCATCAGGGATTTTAACAACCCTATCAAAATTTAACCTGACCAAATCAGAAGTAAATCCATCAAAGCCACTGCCTCTGAATTTGGAACTATAAGAATAATTTAGCCTACAGACATCATCTGCAGTTGGAGTGTTTGGAATCATTACAACTTTATCTCCTGATTTAAGTTCACCTGATTCATCAAATACAACTTCCCCGATTCCTTCATGAATCAATGCCATAGGCAATTTTCTCTCAAGAACTTCTGCAGGACGTGAACCTTGATAGTATCTTTGATCAGCCTGACAAATTGAAAGATAGGTAGGCCTTACAATAACTCCATCAAGTTCAATTTCATCAATTGCTTCTTCAAAGAATTTTGGAGATTTTAATCTGTAAACAATATTAATCATGAATATCCTCAAGTATTGTATTTGCTAATTTCAAATCATAAGGGTATGTAATTTTAATATTTGTCACTTCACCATCGACTAGATATACATCTTCATCTTTAAGTGCAAATATTTTACATGCATCTGTAAGTATATTAGATTCTTCTTCTGTTAAACTATTGATTAAGTTAAAAAGTTTCTTTATATTAAAGCTCTGTGGTGTTTGACCTTGGTAATAATAATCCCTTACAGGGATACTTTCAATAGTCTTACCATTTATGCTCTCAACAATAGTATCAGTAGACGGAACTACAGTATCACATGCACCATATCTTTTTGCAGCATCAATATTATCTTCTATAATTCTATGAGTTACAAAAGGACGAACAGAATCATGAGTGAGAATAATTGAATTATCATCAATTCCGAAATTCTCATCAATATAATTAATACCGTTCATCAAAGTGTCATTTCTTGTTGCACCACCCTCAATAACAATAATATCATCATTATGTGGAATGTATTCTTCAATTAAATGATTAGTGTGATTAATGAAATTTTTAGGTATTAATACAATTATCTTATCAATTTTTTCGTTTATAACAAATTTTTCAATAGTATGAATAATGACAGGTTTATTTCCTAATGTCAAAAATTGTTTAGGTGTGTCAGTACAACCCATTCTTGATCCAATTCCACCAGCCAAAATTGCTGCAAAAATCATATAAAATTACTCCTTTTCAAAAATTAATTAAAATTTCTTATTATATAATCTTTAAAAAATAGTATATAATAATTTTCAATATTAATCCTTTGAAGAATAATCCAACATTAAAATGTTCAAAAATGTAAGATAAATCTTAATGTATATATAAATAGAACAATATAAAATATATGGGTTATTGGAATTTTATATTTCCAACTGACTGATTTATGATAATTCGGAGTAATCAAATATGAGATGTGTTGGTACTGTCGTACGTGGAATAAGAACCCCAATTATTAAAGAAAATGATGATTTAGCAACCATAGTAGTTGACTCGCTTATGGCTGCAAAAGAAAGTGAAGGATTTGAATTTAAAGACAAAGATGTAGTTGCAATTACTGAAGCAGTTGTAGGTATTTCAGAAGGAAACTATGTAACTGTTGATGATGTTGCACAAGACTTGCAGAATAAATTCCCATCTAAAAACATTGGAGTAACAAACCCAATTTTAAGTAGAAACAGATTTTCTATCATCTTAAAAGGTATTGCAAGAGGAATGGATAAAATTACTCTTTTAACTTCTTTCCCTGCAGATGAAGTGGGAAATGGAATTTTAGATGAAGAAGTTTTAGACAACAGCGAATACAATTTAGCAAGCGTCATTTCTGAAGAAGAATACAAAAAAACATTCGGATCATGGAAACACCCATTTACTGGAATTAACATGATTGATTTTTACAGAAAATTGATTGAAAGTGAAGACTGTGAAGTTGAATTTGTCTTCTCCAATGATGTAAAAACAATTCTTGATTATAATACTGATATTTTAACCTGTGATATCCATACAAGAGAAAAAACTACAAAATTACTCAAAGCTGAAGGAGCTAACGTCTATGGATTACACAATGTCCTAACCGAACCAATAGGAGATTCTGGTTTTAACCCAAAATACGGAGTACTTGGTTCAAACAAAGCAACTGAAGAAAAATTAAAATTGTTCCCAAAAACCGGTGACAAATTGGTTGCTGAAGTACAAAAAAGATTAATTGAAATTAGTGGAAAACAAATTGAAGTTATGGTTTACGGTGACGGTGCATTCAAAGACCCAGTAGGACACATTTGGGAATTAGCTGACCCTGTTGTATCCCCTGCGCACACCAGCGGATTAATCGGAACTCCAAATGAAATCAAATTAAAATATGTTTCTGACAACAAATTCGCAGACCTTAGAGGGGACGAATTAAAAGAAGCTATTAAAGAAGAAATCAAAAACAAAGATTCAGATTTAACTGGACAAATGATTACACAAGGAACCACCCCAAGAAGATTAACTGATTTAATCGGTTCATTATGTGATTTAACCAGTGGTTCTGGAGATAAAGGAACTCCAGTTATATTTATCCAAGGATACTTTGACAATTTAGCAAATGACTAAATTTCAAAATCCTACTCTTTTTTTATTTTAAAAAAATAGTTAAAAAGTCTTATTTTATTCATTGAAAAAAAAGTTTTTAGAAAGAAGTAAGTAAATTACTCCTCCAATAATATAACATTTTTAGGATCAATTTTTAAGTATTTAGGAACTTCAAGTTCATGATCATAAATTAATTTATCTAATTTCCACCAAAGACCATTTTCCAATGTTATTTCCCATTCAAAAGGTCTTTCTAATTTTGTTGAATTTTCTGTTTCAACAACATTAACATCATCTGGATTAGCAGGATTAAAATCATGCGCTCTTATTCCAACATGAGTAATATTCTGCGAAATCTTTTTAGATACTTCAAGGGTAATTCCCCATTCCAAAGCTTTGACATGATAATCATCAATAATTTCTACTTTAGAAATATTTTTACATCCTGTGAGTTTAGCAACCTGAACTTTACCAGGATTTTCAAATACATCATGAGTATGTCCTTTTGCAATAATCTTACCGTCCTCAATTACCAATATTTCATCACAAAATTGGAACGCTTCATCACGGTCATGAGTAACCAAAATAGACAATCCATTATAAGTATTTAGTAAATTAATGAGTTCTATACGTAATCTTTCTTTTAAAACAGTATCCATAGCACTGAATGGCTCATCCAACAAAATAACTTCAGGACCATATGCCAATATACGAGCTAAAGCTACCCTTTGTTGTTGACCACCAGACAATTGTCTAGGATATCTTTTTTCCAAACCATGCAAATGAAAACGTTCAATCAATTCAGAGACAAAACTTTCATCATCATCTTCAGATAAACCTACAGCTACATTTTCCTCAACAGTCATATTTGGAAATAAAGCATAATTCTGAAATAAGTAACCTACTTTTCTTTTCTGAGGTTTTAAGTTAATTTTTTTATTGGAATCATAATAAACAGTTTCTTCACCATCTGTATCCAAACTTACAATACCATTATCTGGATCTACAATACCTGCAACAGATTTTAGTGTCATACTTTTACCGCAACCAGACGGGCCAAGAATACCCAAACATCCCTTTTTCAATTCAAAACTAACATCTAAATCAAATTCTTTAAGTTTCTTTTGGATATCTACTTTTAACAATTTATTACTCATAATCCAACACCCAATAAATAAGAATGAAATAAAATCATTTCTATACAACTAATTATTCCATTGTTTTTCTTTACGTATAGAAATAAAATCCATTATAAAAATAGCTATAAATGATATGATAATAATGACTATTACATAATTAAAAGCCTCACCCATATTACCTGCAGCCACTTCAGAGTAAACCGCCATAGGGAGGGTTCTGGTTTGTCCTGCAATATTACCTGCAATCATAGCTGTAGCACCAAACTCACCTAAACCACGAGCATAAGCAAGAATTCCACCACTAATGATTCCTGGCAATGCATTTGCAAATAAAACTTTCCAGAAAATTTTCCACTCGGACATACCTAATGTACGACCAGCATCTACCAAGTTATTGTCAACTTGTTCAAACGCACCACGAGCGGAACGATACATTAAAGGAAAAGACATGACTACTGCAGCAAGAACTGTTGCAGACCATGAAAAAGCTATTTTCACAGTGAAAAAGTCTATAAAAAACTTACCGATAGGTCCTCTAACACCAAAAATATACAATAAAAAAAATCCTACAACAGTAGGTGGCAATACGAGAGGTAATGTGAATATACCATCAAGCACTACTTTTATTGTGTCATTTTTAATTTTAATGATACCCCATGCAACAATTAAACCTAAAAAAAAGGTTATGAAAATTGATATACTTGCAGTTTTCATTGAAATTAAAACAGGGGACCAATCCATCATGTCAGTATATATCTCCTTTAACCTTATTAAATTTTTATATGAATAGATTTAATAAAATCTATTCATGAATAGTGAATCCATAGTCTTCAAATACACTTTGAGCTTCAGGAGTTTGTAAGAACTCCATGAATTTATCTGCAGCATCTGCATGTTCAGAATCTTTGAGTGGAGCTACAGGATAAACGATAGTTTTTAATGAATCTTCCGGAGCTTCACATACTACTTTAACATCATCATTGGATTGAGCATCAGAAGTATATACAAGACCATAGTCAGCAGATCCTTGAGCTACTTGGTTTAATACAGCAGTTACATCAGTTGCTAAAGATAATTGATCTTCAACAGAATCCCATACACCAAGGTTGTGTAATGATTCATTAGCATATTGTCCAGCAGGTACAGATTCAGGATCACCAATTGCAATAGTACCATTTACATCTTTTAATTCTTCAAATGAAGTAATGTTAGAATCAGAGTCAGCAGGTACAATTAAAACAAGTTTGTTTTCTAAGAATTTTACATTTGAAGCATTGTCAACATAACTTTCGTTAATTAAAGCATCCATTTGTTTGTTACCAGCAGACATGAAAACATCTGCTTTTAAACCGTTTTCAATTTGTTTTTGTAAGTCTCCACTAGAAGCGTAAGTAGGAGTTACAGTTACACCAGGATATTTTTCTTCAAACATCGGGATTAATTTTTCATCATAAACGTTTTTTAAACTAGCCGCAGCTGCTAATTGTACATCTTGACCATTTAAACTAGAATCAGTAGAAGTACCTAATGAACCAGTAACATATAAACCTGCAGCAATAATGACTATAATTGCTACAACAGCAATGATTATCTTTTTAGTATCCATTGTTTTTTCTCCATTTAATAATTTAACAAATAATACACTATCAGACAACAAAAAATAAACCCAAGATTAGTAAAAATTAGTAATAACTTATCACATGCACTTCTGCAGACCATAAGATTACAATAATTAAAATAAATATTAGTAAACTGAATATTTATTATCCAATTTTATAATATTTCATAAAATTTTTTTACTAATCTTGAATCAAGATTCAATTATCATGATTAGTAATTATAATTTAACTACATAATGATATATAAATCTTTTCATATCGTCATAAATAATTACATATCGATTAAAAATAAAAAATAAAAATAAATAAAATATTTATAAATAATAAAAATAATTAAATTTAAGTCAAATATTTGATTAAAATAATATTACACATCAACATATAATGACAAATACTTTTTAAGAACACACACGAACAAATACCAATATTTTTCATTTCAATAAAAAAAGAGATTGGGTAAAATCCCAAAATTAAAACTATACTTTTTGGAAAACAATGAAATTATGAGATTTGCCTTCAGGAATATCCTCACCAATTTCAGTATTCAAATAAGTCATTTTAAGATCGTGTTTATTGAATACTTCTTCAAGCTCTTCAGGAGAACTTCTAAATGCAGTTGGCGGACCTTTTGGAACTTCCCAAGCCTTATAATCCATTATTGCAATTTTACCATCTTTTTTAATGATTCTCTTAAATTCTTCGATAGCTTCATCCATAGTTCTTGATGCTTTAAAACCATGGAATACATTAACCATCAAAACAACATCGATTGATTCATCTTCAATGCCAGGAATTCCTTTTGGAATATCTGCTTCAATGTTAATTAAATTTTCAACACCATTTTCTTTTTTGTAGGTTTCCATATCTTCAATAGATGCATCATATACATCTACAGCATAAACAGTACCGTCAGGAAGATATTCTTCAATTACTTTAATTGCAATGTGGCCATCTCCACATCCAGCATCCATAAAAGTTTCATTACCTTTAAGATCCAATTCACCCAATATTTCATCAGAATCTAAAAAATGTACACTTGAAAATCCAT from Methanobrevibacter sp. encodes:
- a CDS encoding YhgE/Pip domain-containing protein → MSKINLKNITEIMKRDFKASFSNPIVTIVLVAIIILPSLYALLNIQACWNPYENTNEVEFAIANLDNGSTIDGTKINVGNEIVKDLKNNTKFNWKFVSEDELQKGVHDGDYYAGIIIPKNLSKNIASIMTDNPKQAELEYLVNIKSNPVATKLTDTGANTVYTTVNAKIVQIINLAAYGKLGELKDGLASGASQLSSGGSQLSAGAAKISSGASQVSSGVGDVQSGASQVQSGAEQVQQGSSAVNDGANKVKQGSSSIKESANELEQGSEQIQSQVNPSTLPSPMKEYVEGNVKLANGSGELAKGSSQLADGSVKLAESSSKVANGASDVAGGANQVADGSVKLAEGSLSLAAGAQMLSSSASQALYTAAASLSSSANSLSSVTGINETQLGEYFFSPIKLDRHEEFSVPDYGSEVAPFYIVLSMWVGAIITCVMITPGTSQGTKYTPIEMYMGKLSFFVVMSILQALVTISGAYLLGIYITNAPLFIFSAILVSVIFMILVYSIISALGQVGKGIGVVLLVLQISGTGGIYPIEIMHHFFQTLYPYLPMTYAITLIREAQLGVVWSNYMPALTILVGIGIVTIIAAALIKQKADKSSKYFEERLKESGLF
- a CDS encoding MarR family winged helix-turn-helix transcriptional regulator; the protein is MSVQDNGLPINSFFGNINMELSIKIYFEKIILDETMTQEKIDKFDSMPFIALIHHISKNKLRYSMKNPNKIDMFHEGRYLMEIHKRKNLSQDDLADIFGQSKGTIAKALRKLEDKEYVKRTIDENNRRKYILNTTEKGAELAILLTEDLQDWESKVGIDKIDEKTRNQLRKIARNSEEILKEE
- a CDS encoding MATE family efflux transporter, translated to MANKNVELMRGEPEIAVKKLAIPIMISMILTALYNIIDGIWVAGLGPTAIAGIGFVTPIFMVLNGASVGLGNGATSSIARFIGAKNHEMANKSATHSLYIFFIASIILTIVLLLVQEPLLRSYGATGQTLNEAVSYATPMFLGLIAFMFSNGCSGILRGEGDMKRAMYVVVATVILNAILDPLFIYTLGLGSAGASLATIVSSAISALIMLYWILIKKDTYVNVNLKNFRFDTHLTKDILKVGIPSSLDMLIMAIAMSIYLIIISQVGGDYGIATFTSGQRLYLFAIMPLTAIGSAVIAVSGSAFGAKNGDYLSRAHKYGSKFGLALGTVITLVLVVFATPLSTIFAYTPETANLVPGIALYLQVACPTLILTGIGIPSSFFYQGIGKGIYSLMFTILREIIFVVPLIILFVYVIHLDLLGIWLGLCIGRALASIINYIFARYEVKRTRAEFGN
- a CDS encoding alcohol dehydrogenase catalytic domain-containing protein, whose translation is MINIVYRLKSPKFFEEAIDEIELDGVIVRPTYLSICQADQRYYQGSRPAEVLERKLPMALIHEGIGEVVFDESGELKSGDKVVMIPNTPTADDVCRLNYSYSSKFRGSGFDGFTSDLVRLNFDRVVKIPDEFDSHVSAFIELMTVAYQGISKFNEIAITPKDILGVWGDGNLGFITALFLKEKFPDSIVFIFGKHLENLNLFSFVDGIYQIHNVPDDLAIDHAFECVGSSASQSAIEQIIDLINPQGTINLFGVSEYPIPVNTRMVLEKGLVMQGNSRSEREDFVGVVDTLKQNPKLFEYLEKLVTNVCEINSLNDLKESFDKDYSSRFGKTILKWNK
- a CDS encoding 2-C-methyl-D-erythritol 4-phosphate cytidylyltransferase, which produces MIFAAILAGGIGSRMGCTDTPKQFLTLGNKPVIIHTIEKFVINEKIDKIIVLIPKNFINHTNHLIEEYIPHNDDIIVIEGGATRNDTLMNGINYIDENFGIDDNSIILTHDSVRPFVTHRIIEDNIDAAKRYGACDTVVPSTDTIVESINGKTIESIPVRDYYYQGQTPQSFNIKKLFNLINSLTEEESNILTDACKIFALKDEDVYLVDGEVTNIKITYPYDLKLANTILEDIHD
- a CDS encoding coenzyme F420-0:L-glutamate ligase — encoded protein: MRCVGTVVRGIRTPIIKENDDLATIVVDSLMAAKESEGFEFKDKDVVAITEAVVGISEGNYVTVDDVAQDLQNKFPSKNIGVTNPILSRNRFSIILKGIARGMDKITLLTSFPADEVGNGILDEEVLDNSEYNLASVISEEEYKKTFGSWKHPFTGINMIDFYRKLIESEDCEVEFVFSNDVKTILDYNTDILTCDIHTREKTTKLLKAEGANVYGLHNVLTEPIGDSGFNPKYGVLGSNKATEEKLKLFPKTGDKLVAEVQKRLIEISGKQIEVMVYGDGAFKDPVGHIWELADPVVSPAHTSGLIGTPNEIKLKYVSDNKFADLRGDELKEAIKEEIKNKDSDLTGQMITQGTTPRRLTDLIGSLCDLTSGSGDKGTPVIFIQGYFDNLAND
- a CDS encoding ATP-binding cassette domain-containing protein gives rise to the protein MSNKLLKVDIQKKLKEFDLDVSFELKKGCLGILGPSGCGKSMTLKSVAGIVDPDNGIVSLDTDGEETVYYDSNKKINLKPQKRKVGYLFQNYALFPNMTVEENVAVGLSEDDDESFVSELIERFHLHGLEKRYPRQLSGGQQQRVALARILAYGPEVILLDEPFSAMDTVLKERLRIELINLLNTYNGLSILVTHDRDEAFQFCDEILVIEDGKIIAKGHTHDVFENPGKVQVAKLTGCKNISKVEIIDDYHVKALEWGITLEVSKKISQNITHVGIRAHDFNPANPDDVNVVETENSTKLERPFEWEITLENGLWWKLDKLIYDHELEVPKYLKIDPKNVILLEE
- the modB gene encoding molybdate ABC transporter permease subunit encodes the protein MMDWSPVLISMKTASISIFITFFLGLIVAWGIIKIKNDTIKVVLDGIFTLPLVLPPTVVGFFLLYIFGVRGPIGKFFIDFFTVKIAFSWSATVLAAVVMSFPLMYRSARGAFEQVDNNLVDAGRTLGMSEWKIFWKVLFANALPGIISGGILAYARGLGEFGATAMIAGNIAGQTRTLPMAVYSEVAAGNMGEAFNYVIVIIIISFIAIFIMDFISIRKEKQWNN